In a genomic window of Acidilobus saccharovorans 345-15:
- a CDS encoding ABC transporter ATP-binding protein: MEYIRLEDVWKTYRTKNVTATPLRGLNMNVDKGELVVVLGPSGEGKTTLLRIIAGLLRQDKGHVYLRGELVDDMPPKDRRVAMVFQSYAIYPFMNVYDNIAFPLRLAHRPKDEIDREVRRVAEMLRISDILQKKPSELSGGQKQRVAIAKALVKGADILLMDEPMANLDAQVRVFAREELKQLHRQLGTTIVYVTHDQVEALSLATKLAVLHDGVIQDFGDPMEVYRRPKNAWVASFVGNPPMNLFDGVVSGNYIVAKKGKLRVPVPEEYRKLVKEGQEVIFGFRPEDIRVGEGELSGTVSMVERVGAYTVIHLDMGDGQLLRVVYPSLSTVNRGDRVSFSVPAEAVSLYDPSTGNNLEQRR; this comes from the coding sequence ATGGAGTACATAAGGCTTGAGGACGTGTGGAAGACCTACAGGACCAAGAACGTCACCGCGACCCCCCTCAGGGGCCTCAACATGAACGTCGACAAGGGCGAGCTGGTCGTGGTGCTGGGCCCCTCAGGGGAGGGCAAGACGACGCTGCTGAGAATCATAGCCGGCCTCCTGAGGCAGGACAAGGGGCACGTGTACTTGAGGGGTGAGCTAGTCGACGACATGCCGCCCAAGGACAGGAGGGTGGCCATGGTCTTCCAGAGCTACGCCATCTACCCGTTCATGAACGTGTACGACAACATAGCCTTCCCTCTGAGGCTGGCCCACAGGCCCAAGGACGAGATAGACCGCGAGGTCAGGAGGGTCGCGGAGATGCTAAGGATAAGCGACATCCTTCAGAAGAAGCCCTCGGAGCTCAGCGGGGGGCAGAAGCAGAGGGTCGCCATAGCCAAGGCCCTGGTCAAGGGGGCCGACATACTTCTCATGGACGAGCCCATGGCGAACCTCGACGCCCAGGTCAGGGTATTCGCCAGGGAGGAGCTCAAGCAGCTCCACAGGCAGCTCGGCACAACCATAGTTTACGTGACGCACGACCAGGTGGAGGCCCTGTCCCTGGCGACCAAGCTGGCGGTCCTCCACGACGGGGTAATACAGGACTTCGGGGACCCAATGGAGGTCTACAGGAGGCCGAAGAACGCCTGGGTGGCGTCGTTCGTGGGCAACCCGCCCATGAACCTGTTCGACGGGGTCGTGTCAGGCAACTACATAGTTGCCAAGAAGGGCAAGCTTAGGGTCCCCGTGCCCGAGGAGTACAGGAAGCTCGTCAAGGAGGGCCAGGAGGTCATATTTGGCTTCAGGCCGGAGGACATAAGGGTCGGCGAGGGGGAGCTCTCAGGCACCGTATCCATGGTGGAGAGGGTTGGAGCCTACACCGTAATACACCTTGACATGGGCGATGGGCAGCTGCTGAGGGTCGTCTACCCGTCGCTCTCAACGGTTAACAGGGGGGACAGGGTCAGCTTCAGCGTGCCCGCCGAGGCGGTCTCGCTTTACGACCCCAGCACGGGCAATAACTTAGAGCAGAGGCGGTGA